DNA from Bradysia coprophila strain Holo2 chromosome IV unlocalized genomic scaffold, BU_Bcop_v1 contig_81, whole genome shotgun sequence:
GCAGTGAAGTTGATTCACACAAACAGAGCGCTGACGTTGGGATAAATAATGCCGAAATGTGATAGAATTATTAGGATTTAGTTTCCAAGCAGCATATCGCtgttcgcctagtcggttggcctgtagaggcgccacattttttatagtacttcattcttactggactattttttgtgaaacaacttcacattaATTCATTCCTAtgtgaaatgtcacagcagtgaagttggttcacatgaaaataagcgcagtgacagcagtaattttatgacagaatgtactaaaatatgggaaaactctattacatttcttcttagtttctaaacatcattctcctgTAGGAATGAATTCGTTTagcaaatttaaatattcTCGCCAGAATAGCTTTTGTAATAGAATTTCGCTCGACATAAAAATGACATCTTTTCGATAACTTCAGATGACACTTGGCCCACTTGGCCCTTGTCTTTTGACGCTGGGCCACATTTTGATGTTCTGTTGTTTATATCAATCGTTTTAGCCGATAGAAAGGAACTATAAATGAAAACTGTGCTGGATGGTAATTTGTGGATCAAAAATAATGCAACGACAAGATAATGCTGACGTAAAACCAAAAAGTATTAACCTGACGTCGTACATTGACCTGGAGACCACGAGTGCCAGCTCGACTTCAAGTTCCAGTAATAGCGATCCAGTCGATATGGATTCAATAGTAATTCCTGAAAGTGACCTGTCCGATGATGATCAGACGACAGAAGTCGGTTACGATGAAAAGATTACAGCCAAAGAGCGAGCCATTCAAGAGGTGGACCTGTATCTGACAAAACTGCAAGATCGCCGAAAACAGCTGGTGGACGAGTGCAACaaattgaaagacgaaaaGGCGTTGCGACAGTCAAATAAATTGGCGAAACAGAATTGGGACAGTGGTGAGCATTTTTGAATATAATGACAACaagacaaaaaaagtttcttgaCATTTTGGAGTGTCTTCTTTATGGTTTCAGATGCATTCCCGTGGAATACTGAGATCCAATCAACTTTGAagaatgttttcaaattgtcTTCGTTCCGACCACAACAACTGAAATGCTGTAACGCTGTGATGTCAAAACACGATGTATTGTTGATAGCACCTACTGGCGGAGGCAAAAGTCTATGTTACCAGCTACCAGTAAGCGTTTACACCGACACAAGTCAATTGACCTCACTTTTCACATCGTTCTTCCGTTACAGGCTGTAGTAAATCCAGGAGTAACAATAGTGGTATCTCCATTACTGTCGTTGATGGAAGACCAGGTGTGGTCTTTGAAGAACCTTGGTATCGAGGCTCAACTTCTGTCTTCCACGACCGAACGGAATCAGAGCAACGCAATTTTGAAGATGTTATCAGAAACCTCTGACACCTGTAAGTCCCCGTCTGTCTTCGTATTTTTAGTTCTCTTAGATAAACCTACCTTCCCTAGCTGTTCTAAAATTACTCTACGTAACTCCGGAACGGATGGCGAAAAGTAAGCGATTCCTCACCGCTCTCCAAAAAGCCTACTTCGCCAAGAAGTTAAATCTGATAGCCATTGACGAGGTTCACTGCTGTTCGCAATGGGGCCATGACTTCCGACCGGATTACAAGTTCCTGGGCGCTCTAAAGCAAATGTTTCCAGAAGTGCCGATATTAGGGGTGACCGCAACGGCCACCTCGAAAGTCATTGTTGATGTTcagaaaatgttgaacatCAGGAACTGTTTGGTGTTGCGAGCACCGTTCAACCGACCGAATCTGTACTATCACGTAAGTGTGTCGTGGCTGGTTGTGTAGTTTGTGGAGCTGAACGAAAGATTATTTCAGGTCATGGAAAAACCTTCCGAGAAGAGCGAAGTCTACAATTTGTTGTGTGACCTGCTCAAAGGGCGATTTGCTGGAAAATCGGGCATCATATACACATTCTCGATAAAAGATGCTGAGGATGTGGTGGGAGAGTTGATAACGAGaggtaaattttttgattgaaatttattttgatgtgaGCAGTGCAGGGTACGGAGGACAGTGTTACCTTTTGATGGTGTTTGGTTCCAACGCTTCTCTCgaccaaatatttttgtttgattactCTCCAGCTTTATTCAATAGCACTGTCGCTACGACTTCGTAGCATCCGGCTTGAATTCCGTTTCATCAAACAATTAACTTTCAGATATTCAAGCCCGTCCTTATCATGCTAATCTTGCTGCCGACCGTCGTACATTAGTGCACAAAAAATGGTTAAGTGGATCGATACAAGTTGTTGTTGCAACTGTAGCTTTCGGAATGGGTATTGACAAGGTATGCTCGGTACAATCAGTCAGCAGTCAGCTACacgaataaaaaacaaatattttcatttgcttGTTGTAACAGCCGGACGTTCGTTTTGTCATTCATCACACGATGAGCAAAAGTATGGAAAATTTCTATCAAGAAAGTGGTAGAGCCGGACGTGACGGTCAACGAGCTGAATGCATTCTGTTGTATCGTTTCGTTGATCTGGCTAAGATTACAACGATGATGTTTTCGGAAAGAACAGGTCTAGCGAACGCCTATGCTATGGCCGATTATTGCATCGATGCTTCGCGGTAAATTGATTCATTCGACAGACGACCATtggcaaaaatttgaaattttttcttctccatCCAAAGCTGTCGCCGTGATATTATATCGAGATACTTTTCGGAGGTGTGGAACGACAGTCGATGCAATCGGATGTGTGACCGTTGCTATCACATTGATTGCGTGAAAATACCCAAGATTGATATCACCAGTCACATTTTCGATCTGTATGCGATCATCGAGAATGCAGAAGGCGTAGACGTTAAACTGACTGGAACGAAGCTCATCGACGCATGGTATATGATCGAGAAAATGTCCCGTGAATTGTAACATACTCACAACCGAACCACTAATCATTGCAGGTATAAAAAGGGTCCAGTCAATCTCCGTTGCACCAACGTCGAGCTACCCAAACTAGATCGATATTGGGCAGAACAAATCGTCGCCTTTATGATTTTAGAGAAATATCTCAAGGAAGACTTCCACTTCACCGCCTACAATACGATCAGCTACATTCGGAAGGGACCAAATGTGCCGAAAAAGGAAGACGACATTCTGTTCCACGGTGCTCGCGTATTGAAATTGCCTGAATACGATGCGGTGTGGAACGGTAACGCAACAGCATCCGATGAAAGTGTTGCTGGAAGCAGTAGACCACGAAATTCAGGAGAAAAAAGGCGGAAAAATAGTTCCACTTTGAAGGAGGGCAGTGCGAAGCGAGCGAAAAGTAAACCATCCGGATCGACTAGCGTTGCCAGTCCCAAAAACCGAAATTCAGCTGGTAGCAGTTCTGCGACAACACCGAAAAGGCCAAATGTTTCGAATCGTTCGTCGGTGACGATTACGCCGAAGGCTGCTTCTGCCAGCAAAAAGACGACTAAGACGACTGAGACTGCCATCGAATCTGTTGCAGGTCTACTGGTACGAGAAACGGAAGCAAAATCAACTAGAGTAGAAGCTCCTCGGGTAAACGTTGTTGCAGATGATGTTATCTATGTCCCAGAGgatcaaaatgtaattgaaattttggattAACATTAGACTATAGGGGAAATAAAGACATGAACTTCATTGAAGAATGAATTCGTATTAATTAGCTGGCGATGGTCCAAGGTGACCAATGCTACCCTATTCTTAGAACGGTGCTTTTTGCCAACACCAACCTATAGAACGATCTATTTCTGCTTTTTCAGCCTGTGTCTATCCGCTGCTGGACGAAGGTCTCCCCAATTCTCTTACATTCTGAAGGATCCATTGGaacttgttgccaatttgtgcctgcaattctctttattCCATTATTTGAcctctaggtcgtgttttagatggtctccagttcatgatctctTTGGTCCAACGCtcgtccgtccttcttgcaatatgtcctgtccagctccactttaaagatgctattctttccatgacatcaacgaatTTGGTTTGCTGTCggatccattgatttgtcattgCATCTCTCTGCGTAATTCAAAGCATACTCCGTTTATTtgctctttgtgccactcttaatttattttcggaagccTTTGTTAACGTTAACTTAATGTGAGCACGGGCAGTACACATGTACACACGTTtgtttcagactattgttcattttgctgtTGAAAATTAGCCTGAGTTTTTCCAACGCTGCCCATGTAAGACCAATTCTAGAACAATGGCTTGTGATCTTTCAAGGCAGTTCCTTAAACTTTTTCCTATGCAAACTCAGGTGATTGCTGGAAGCTTCATCAGTCAAAGTATATCAGAGTAAAAGTCGTTTCAGCTGCAGTACCAAGCGCGTGTACAAATAATGTGTCTCCTTGGTATCTTGGATACCGCGAAAATTTAAGGCCGAAAAACTGGATACGGGGAAATCTATCCGGCCTAGCGggaagaaataataaaaagaagaaaaaagcgAGAAAATTAccagaaatatgaaaatgaactgaaatCGGGAAACGAACGGAAATCGGGAAATGACTAAAAATAGGGAAAGGACCACAAATCGCGAATTGACCAGAAATACGGAAACGTACTGAAAACGTGATTTGAATGGAAGTCTGGAAATGTCTGGAACTAGTAATCGGGAAATGACGACAAAATGACCAGAAATGAGAAATcgagaaatagaaaatatccAGAAATCGGGAAATCGGTGCTTGTAATGAAGAATTGACTGaaagaaaatcgtaaaaatatcgaaatgacTTGAAGTGAACAGTAATCAGGAATTAAAATGATTAGATTATAAGAGGTGAGTATACAACCGGAAACGAATCGTGATCTTTTCTAAAGGAAAATAGAAGAAGGCTTGGTCAATTAACTGCAATAGtgatcaaacgaaaattttcgctCGCTTTGCTAGCGATTTCAGATTTTAAAGCATCGTTGACCAGTATATGACCACGACCAGTATTAtaatcgggtctattacttcaatcgatcaaagtattctcagttggttgatttcaaatcttgtacctCACATTTtataacatgcattttactatataaaggaccatattacccatagcttgttaatatttttgtcgtcgttatcgataacagatgaatagccgtatgtgacaggtcaACACGCTCGTTGTTTTTCGGAAACGTTAAAATATAGATAGTGTAGctactgaaccgattttgatagacttttcattatattttgaatgaattttgaacccaacataaatttcagtgaaattaGCAATTTTCGTGGTGTTCTCTAAAGGCTTTttagtttttcgacaatatgtTCGGACTCAAAATCAGTGGCGGATTATGCCATGGGCAATTCGGGACTTTGTCCTGGGCGCTGGAAAAATTGGGGCGCTGGAAAAaattatgagcaaaaaaatGACTCTAAAATTACataggaaaatttgaaatcgaaaatatcgCGCCAAATTTAGATCACTCTAGAGTGATTTCGttatcaatattttaatgaaatttaaactttttatagCCATGGCAGTATGGGCAGTATGTCACCTAAATCTTTACAAATTCTTCCAAGTCTCATTTTtatgttgtatattttgtattcATATACTCTCAAGTAATATTGACAAAGTCGGGTTTTAAAAAGCCTGGCGCAAAACTTGAGTccaaaaaattcactttaaaGGTATTTTGgctaaaaccataaaaatacaaacttttttcaacaaaagcaGAAGatctgtcgatttttttatcaTGAACACATACCCTAATATTTTAATACTATCAcccatcaattttttattctgAGTTGATATAAGCTTGTCCTGCAAATTCAGGTGAAAATCTACGAGTTTCTGAAAGTATATATATGTGTCGAAGGTCaccaaaaaaatactttatGTACTTCAGTGCGTATTTTATTGCTTccgtacataaaatcttgttgctaactcGTGCCTATTTTGCgcatacgatgtgttgtcaacctcggcttcgcctcggattgacaattttcacatctattgcgcaaaatttccatttacgcaatagttagcaaaatagctattaagCTATTACAAGTCCGATGAAAGTatgaaaaaagttgaaaaatatttccgaaTTTCGTTTTGCATGATCATTGTGAAATTCAAAGTGATCTCTAAAAACATGTGACCTTAAATATTGTCTTGtgaatcaggaaaaaaatgtaactttgTTCGACTTAAAATCTTTACAGTGACCagaaatttggtaaaattagaGTTTTTTGAAGCAAGTTGAAAAATCAATACTTCTGAGATAgaaactcatttttttatatttaagatTGATTAATAATAACTAAATAAGTCTCTTTTTTGTCGTTTACACAATGTTGATTTTCCCACTTGTCTCAAACATATTTTACTGATATTTCGAACCAAGGTTTCGACAATAATTCTGATGTAGATCGGTAGTTATGCTggacttttcttttttttcttgttatcaTCAGTGCAGATTCTGTGACTCTAGTCCGTACTACCTCCTTTCACTCATGCGAAGAAACTGTCTAACAAAACAGGAaacaaaacaccaaaaaacagaacaaaattggcgctagatttttatttgccAGGGGCGCTAGAAACGTTAATCCGCCACTgctcaaaattcataactttTTACTGCCCTCGGTCAAATTTTAGTGaataccgggaagaaaacattattattCATGCTACCTTGCGAAAATCCTCATTTTGTCCACTATGAAGCGTTGTGAAAATGGCGTTTTGTTGTCATTCCGAAAGGCGCCATTTTAGGTGAgcaaataatcattttctccCTAAAATGGCGGGTTCAGCCATATTGGGcgagaaaatgattattttctcacctaaaatggctGAATACTAACACACgctattcattttattttcttcgaagtggtcaaaaatgcggattttcgcaaaagtcaagcatgaaaaacgttgtgttcacctcggggagaaaaaggaaattccaCCTTGGtgtttcctattttcttcccttggttaacaaataactattgcacaCGCGGTACCAATAGCTTCGGCATAGTTCACTAGATACATAGACATCACGcgtcttttatttaaaacgaTTTCAGGCTTAACACCAT
Protein-coding regions in this window:
- the LOC119072509 gene encoding ATP-dependent DNA helicase Q1-like; amino-acid sequence: MVICGSKIMQRQDNADVKPKSINLTSYIDLETTSASSTSSSSNSDPVDMDSIVIPESDLSDDDQTTEVGYDEKITAKERAIQEVDLYLTKLQDRRKQLVDECNKLKDEKALRQSNKLAKQNWDSDAFPWNTEIQSTLKNVFKLSSFRPQQLKCCNAVMSKHDVLLIAPTGGGKSLCYQLPAVVNPGVTIVVSPLLSLMEDQVWSLKNLGIEAQLLSSTTERNQSNAILKMLSETSDTSVLKLLYVTPERMAKSKRFLTALQKAYFAKKLNLIAIDEVHCCSQWGHDFRPDYKFLGALKQMFPEVPILGVTATATSKVIVDVQKMLNIRNCLVLRAPFNRPNLYYHVMEKPSEKSEVYNLLCDLLKGRFAGKSGIIYTFSIKDAEDVVGELITRDIQARPYHANLAADRRTLVHKKWLSGSIQVVVATVAFGMGIDKPDVRFVIHHTMSKSMENFYQESGRAGRDGQRAECILLYRFVDLAKITTMMFSERTGLANAYAMADYCIDASRCRRDIISRYFSEVWNDSRCNRMCDRCYHIDCVKIPKIDITSHIFDLYAIIENAEGVDVKLTGTKLIDAWYKKGPVNLRCTNVELPKLDRYWAEQIVAFMILEKYLKEDFHFTAYNTISYIRKGPNVPKKEDDILFHGARVLKLPEYDAVWNGNATASDESVAGSSRPRNSGEKRRKNSSTLKEGSAKRAKSKPSGSTSVASPKNRNSAGSSSATTPKRPNVSNRSSVTITPKAASASKKTTKTTETAIESVAGLLVRETEAKSTRVEAPRVNVVADDVIYVPEDQNVIEILD